One window of Caldisericia bacterium genomic DNA carries:
- a CDS encoding LarC family nickel insertion protein yields the protein MKIIYFDLFNGISGDMILGALFDLGLDYSTWKKEIDKLYLTGFEIEITKKEKNGIYGTDFKINISDTLTERKGIDLIEMC from the coding sequence GTGAAAATTATCTATTTTGATCTATTTAATGGCATAAGTGGAGATATGATTTTAGGAGCACTTTTTGATTTAGGTCTTGATTATTCAACATGGAAAAAAGAAATAGATAAACTGTATTTAACTGGATTTGAGATTGAAATAACAAAAAAAGAAAAAAATGGAATTTATGGAACAGATTTTAAAATTAATATTTCTGATACTCTCACTGAAAGAAAAGGGATTGATTTAATAGAAATGTGTTGA
- the larB gene encoding nickel pincer cofactor biosynthesis protein LarB: MDLEKLKKLLTDFKENKLSIEETLEDLMKLPYEDLGFAKIDHFREIRKGFPEVVFCERKRDEDALNIILKLYEKSKRVLATRGNENLFKLVKEKIKSAQYNPLGRTISICEEELKPKGKIIILTAGTTDIPVAEEAYETAKIMGNNVEKIYDIGVAGLHRVIDNLQKIKEAKVLIVVAGMDGVLPSVIGGLVKVPVIAVPTSIGYGANFNGLAPLLTMLNSCSPGVAVVNIDNGFGAGFFASLINKIGEEE; this comes from the coding sequence GTGGATTTAGAAAAACTTAAAAAATTACTAACTGATTTTAAAGAAAACAAATTATCAATTGAGGAGACTTTAGAAGATCTCATGAAACTCCCTTATGAAGACCTTGGTTTTGCTAAAATAGACCATTTTAGAGAAATAAGAAAAGGTTTTCCAGAGGTTGTATTTTGTGAAAGAAAGAGAGATGAAGATGCATTAAATATTATATTAAAACTTTATGAAAAGTCGAAAAGAGTTCTTGCAACAAGAGGTAATGAAAATCTTTTTAAACTTGTAAAAGAAAAAATAAAAAGCGCTCAATATAACCCACTTGGAAGAACTATTTCAATTTGCGAAGAAGAGTTAAAACCTAAAGGAAAAATTATAATTCTTACTGCTGGAACAACAGATATTCCAGTTGCTGAAGAAGCTTATGAAACAGCAAAAATTATGGGGAATAATGTAGAAAAAATTTATGATATAGGTGTTGCAGGTCTTCATAGAGTAATTGATAATCTTCAAAAAATAAAAGAAGCAAAAGTTTTAATAGTTGTTGCTGGAATGGATGGTGTTCTTCCAAGTGTTATTGGAGGTTTAGTTAAAGTTCCAGTAATTGCTGTTCCTACAAGTATTGGTTATGGTGCTAATTTTAATGGTCTTGCCCCCCTCTTAACAATGCTTAACTCATGTTCACCTGGAGTTGCTGTTGTAAATATTGATAATGGTTTTGGAGCTGGCTTTTTTGCAAGTTTAATAAATAAAATTGGTGAAGAAGAGTGA